A window of the Salvelinus alpinus chromosome 3, SLU_Salpinus.1, whole genome shotgun sequence genome harbors these coding sequences:
- the LOC139570001 gene encoding transcription factor 20-like isoform X1 — translation MEQPLGDSDDLQPQDLSSTRSLPAVMDLTRKGEECLLKANSMEALRVVKPPSWYPNFPETDHDHRLQPVDQIQPDNAFSNTTVTLSYVSRSHVFSQHPSLSQHPSLSQHPSLSQHPSLSPHPSLSPHPSLSQHPSLSQHPSLSQHPSLSQHPSLSQHPSLSQHPSLYGVPSISRFSTMDGYLQQVARPLGLAPRSEILDSIPPAQVVGENVAGVCLMQQSYEINGHRVASNRGVEKYKPQQRGSLMKHTLSQDTVNNGLQNGQGSSSWSNSVICVDSSPESLTTDMEEGQRASEVLFLISRTEEPVLMQDSRSPRDLCSPNRDYISPLEDPVSPSVSLDDVEDGLILPQASCSHCAYNYSPEHTADTRWDELGRGGPGLSAVQGTRSNGENIPRLDYSKDFQQPGHNPKAASEPIVDLTEDESTVSEVSEKNPEQTAATHLNGNVRAEQTAATHLNGNVKAEQRTSERKQLPPRSGRGTRLEAIVMNINPNWYKVSTRKPKRQTNPLTQSSPSKAGVSPNKQTSCVVKKKKKDQNKAASSCEGETKVQAAVASLTSHMDNIYTNADSCIESTSDSEHGRFSKYPHNHSTSPITSSLPFAPDKGSEKESEHRESGPEPSSKVDLLTLSPSLKTPPKEPGKHKAKTTSSEAAAPTAKTRKATPAPTAKTRKATPALTAKTRKATPAPTAKTRKATPAPTAKTRKATPAPKKKRKKPRLDQFSIFSPQEPEIKLKYINYKEEKRDMRVDTFSPFIHIEHKPSSTSHANCTVINYPEEEKPRQNGQGQQQAGSSGSRGFLPGAVPSTSCLQLGRISTHSQHHSSLVCCLCGGSANAMDLGDLHGPYYPEGYRPSTEAPASKPGPKEEEDLSDSDSSCSVRGRGRKCARPPGVPWPHKPDPRLKQEGLLRRWTSDSDLSGSPGAKRGRIEAGPLVTSGARTAVDDWYIPPVVPLDQCEYWLHEDCSIWSTGVFLVKGRLYGLEEAVKVAQETTCSRCHNPGATLGCFIKGCPNKYHYRCSLQSDCVLNEENFSMKCTKHKTWFICGVTLGFSREPGNCGNAVTVL, via the exons ATGGAGCAACCACTGGGGGACTCTGATGATTTACAGCCACAGGACCTTTCCTCCACCCGCAGCCTTCCCGCTGTGATGGACCTGACCAGAAAAGGTGAGGAATGCCTCTTGAAAGCCAACTCCATGGAGGCCCTACGGGTGGTCAAGCCTCCCAGCTGGTACCCAAACTTCCCCGAGACTGACCACGACCACAGGCTTCAACCAGTAGACCAGATACAGCCGGACAATGCTTTCTCCAACACTACAGTCACTCTCTCATATGTGAGCCGGTCTCATGTCTTCTCCcagcatccctctctctcccagcatccctctctctcccagcatccctctctctcccagcatccctctctctccccgcatccctctctctccccgcatccctctctctcccagcatccctctctctcccagcatccctctctctcccagcatccctctctctcccagcatccctctctctcccagcatccctctctctcccagcatCCCTCTCTCTACGGCGTCCCGTCGATCAGCAGGTTCTCAACAATGGATGGCTACCTGCAGCAGGTGGCTAGGCCTCTGGGCTTAGCACCTCGGTCGGAAATACTTGACTCTATCCCTCCGGCCCAGGTGGTGGGTGAGAATGTCGCAGGGGTGTGTCTGATGCAGCAGTCTTATGAAATCAATGGCCATCGAGTTGCCAGTAacagaggagtggagaaatacaAGCCTCAACAGAGAGGGAGTTTAATGAAACACACTCTTTCTCAGGACACGGTCAACAATGGATTGCAGAATGGCCAGGGTAGTAGCAGCTGGTCCAACTCTGTCATCTGTGTCGATTCCTCCCCAGAGTCTCTCACTACAGACATGGAGGAGGGTCAGAGGGCTTCAGAGGTTCTCTTTCTCATCTCTAGAACAGAGGAGCCGGTCCTGATGCAGGACAGCAGGAGTCCCAGGGACCTGTGTTCTCCGAATAGGGACTATATCAGTCCTCTGGAGGACccggtctctccctctgtctcactgGACGACGTAGAGGATGGGCTCATTCTGCCTCAGGCCTCCTGCTCACACTGCGCTTACAATTATTCACCAGAACACACGGCTGATACCCGCTGGGATGAGCTGGGGAGAGGAGGACCTGGGCTGTCTGCAGTACAGGGGACAAGGTCTAATGGCGAGAATATACCAAGGTTAGATTACAGCAAGGACTTCCAGCAGCCAGGACATAATCCCAAGGCAGCTTCGGAGCCTATTGTTGATTTGACAGAAGACGAGAGCACTGTGTCAGAGGTTTCAGAAAAGAACCCCGAGCAGACAGCTGCTACTCACCTGAATGGTAATGTGAGGGCAGAGCAGACAGCTGCTACTCACCTGAATGGTAATGTGAAGGCAGAGCAGAGGACTTCTGAGAGGAAACAACTCCCCCCTCGCTCTGGCAGGGGAACCAGGTTAGAGGCCATAGTGATGAACATAAACCCTAACTGGTATAAAGTGTCCACCAGGAAGCCCAAGCGTCAGACAAACCCCCTGACCCAGAGCAGTCCATCTAAAGCCGGTGTTAGTCCTAACAAACAGACCTCGTGTGtagtgaagaagaagaagaaggaccAGAATAAAGCAGCGTCTAGCTGCGAGGGAGAGACTAAAGTACAGGCAGCAGTAGCCTCACTGACCAGTCATATGGATAACATTTACACAAACGCAGACAGTTGCATAGAGTCTACCTCAGATTCAGAACACGGCCGTTTTTCAAAATACCCACACAACCACAGCACATCTCCAATAACCTCCAGTCTGCCCTTTGCTCCAGACAAAGGCTCAGAGAAGGAGTCGGAACACAGAGAGTCAGGTCCCGAGCCCTCCTCTAAGGTGGATTTACTGACCCTATCACCGTCACTTAAAACACCTCCAAAGGAACCCGGGAAGCATAAAGCTAAGACTACAAGCAGCGAAGCAGCTGCTCCCACAGCCAAAACAAGGAAGGCGACCCCTGCTCCCACAGCCAAAACAAGGAAGGCGACCCCTGCTCTCACAGCCAAAACAAGGAAGGCGACCCCTGCTCCCACAGCCAAAACAAGGAAGGCGACCCCTGCTCCCACAGCCAAAACAAGGAAGGCGACCCCTGCTCCCAAGAAGAAACGGAAGAAACCCAGACTGGACCAGTTCTCAATATTCTCCCCTCAGGAGCCTGAGATCAAACTGAAATACATCAACTacaaggaggagaagagggacatGAGGGTGGACACGTTCTCTCCTTTCATCCACATAGAGCATaagccctcctccacctcccacgCCAACTGTACTGTCATCAACTACCCAGAGGAGGAGAAGCCCAGGCAGAATGGCCAGGGGCAACAGCAGGctggaagttcaggatccagggGTTTCCTCCCAGGGGCTGTACCATCCACTTCCTGCCTCCAGCTGGGCCGCATCTCCACCCACAGCCAGCACCACAGCTCCCTGGTTTGCTGCCTGTGTGGAGGCTCGGCTAACGCCATGGACCTTGGGGACCTCCACGGGCCCTACTACCCTGAGGGATACAGACCCAGCACTGAAGCCCCAGCTAGCAAACCAGGCCCCAAAGAAGAGGAGGATCTCAGTGACTCTGACTCATCCTGCAGCGTGAGAGGGCGGGGCAGAAAGTGTGCTCGGCCCCCGGGGGTCCCCTGGCCCCACAAACCTGACCCCCGGCTGAAACAGGAGGGCCTGCTGAGGAGGTGGACCAGTGACAGCGACCTCTCAGGCAGCCCTGGAGCTAAGAGGGGCAGGATTGAGGCTGGGCCTTTGGTAACATCTGGGGCCAGGACTGCAGTGGATGACTGGTACATTCCCCCTGTGGTGCCTCTGGACCAGTGTGAGTACTGGCTCCACGAGGACTGCAGCATCTGGTCTACAGGTGTGTTCCTGGTGAAGGGAAGGCTCTACGGCCTGGAAGAGGCAGTCAAGGTGGCTCAGGAGACG ACGTGTTCTCGCTGCCATAACCCAGGTGCCACGCTGGGCTGCTTCATCAAAGGATGCCCCAACAAGTACCACTACAGGTGTTCTCTACAGTCAG ACTGTGTCCTCAATGAAGAGAACTTCTCCATGAAATGCACCAAGCACAAG ACATGGTTCATCTGTGGCGTTACGCTGGGTTTCTCCCGTGAACCCGGTAACTGTGGCAACGCTGTAACTGTCCTCTGA
- the LOC139570002 gene encoding serine/threonine-protein kinase SBK1-like, whose translation MSSSPLGSRGNMDILEELQLIAAQNLERLEVNKYYEVIRELGKGTYGKVDLVIHKIRGTKMALKFLRKKTTKLKSFLREYSISLYLSPCPFIINMFGIAFETDDYYVFAQEYALSGDLFDIIPPQVGLPETVAKRCVHQVAIALDYLHCKKLVHRDVKPENILIFDRECRKVKLSDFGMTRRAGSPVKRVSGTIPYTAPELCDTSRHEGFCVDYSTDVWAFGVLLFCMLTGNFPWEKALPSDSFYQEFTRWQRRRTGTVPSQWRRFTEQALRMFRRLLSVEQDRRCSVKEVFGYFSHSWMLDGDSNGNGGGGGERERERGGGGGVRVEGDGSSTSSSSGEEDEEMLVERMKQQTLSPLSPPVSVERGTGGTKAGMTESGGGHHFVSVSTTSSVPSTNSYDRMPRDSNSNQPPGRILVATPIEICV comes from the exons ATGAGTTCGTCTCCGCTGGGTTCCCGTGGCAACATGGACATTCTGGAGGAGCTGCAGCTGATCGCAGCACAGAACCTGGAGAGGTTAGAGGTCAACAAGTACTACGAGGTCATCAGGGAGCTTGGCAAGGGCACTTACGGcaaggtggacctggtcatacaCAAGATCAGAG GCACCAAGATGGCCCTGAAGTTCCTGAGGAAGAAGACGACCAAGCTGAAGTCGTTCCTGAGGGAGTACagcatctctctctacctttctccctGTCCCTTCATCATTAACATGTTTGGGATCGCCTTCGAGACTGACGACTACTACGTGTTCGCCCAGGAGTATGCCCTGTCCGGGGACCTCTTCGACATCATCcctccacag GTGGGTCTCCCAGAGACGGTTGCTAAGCGCTGTGTGCACCAGGTTGCCATCGCCCTGGACTACCTTCACTGTAAGAAGTTGGTGCACCGTGACGTCAAGCCTGAGAACATCCTCATCTTTGACCGTGAGTGCCGCAAGGTCAAACTGTCCGACTTCGGCATGACGCGCCGCGCTGGCTCACCAGTCAAACGG GTCAGCGGTACCATCCCCTACACGGCTCCGGAGCTGTGCGACACGTCTCGCCATGAGGGCTTCTGCGTGGACTACAGCACGGATGTGTGGGCCTTTGGCGTCCTCCTCTTCTGCATGCTGACCGGTAACTTCCCCTGGGAGAAGGCCCTGCCCTCCGACTCCTTCTACCAGGAGTTCACTCGCTGGCAGAGACGCCGCACGGGCACCGTGCCCTCGCAGTGGCGCCGCTTCACCGAGCAGGCCCTCCGCATGTTCCGCAGGCTCCTCTCGGTGGAGCAGGACCGGCGCTGCTCTGTTAAAGAGGTGTTTGGCTACTTCAGCCACAGCTGGATGCTGGATGGAGACAGCAACGGGAACGGAGgagggggcggagagagagagagggagagaggaggaggaggaggggtgagggtggAGGGAGATGGGAGCAGTACATCGTCCTCGTCtggagaagaggatgaggagatgcTGGTGGAGAGGATGAAGCAGcagactctgtctcctctctctcctccggtGTCTGTGGAGAGGGGCACTGGGGGGACAAAGGCAGGGATGACGGAGTCAGGTGGAGGACACCATTTTGTGTCTGTTTCTACCACCAGCTCTGTGCCCTCGACTAACAGCTATGACCGCATGCCCAGAGACAGCAACAGCAACCAGCCCCCCGGACGCATACTGGTGGCTACGCCTATAGAGATCTGTGTCTGA
- the LOC139570001 gene encoding transcription factor 20-like isoform X2 gives MEQPLGDSDDLQPQDLSSTRSLPAVMDLTRKGEECLLKANSMEALRVVKPPSWYPNFPETDHDHRLQPVDQIQPDNAFSNTTVTLSYVSRSHVFSQHPSLSQHPSLSQHPSLSQHPSLSPHPSLSPHPSLSQHPSLSQHPSLSQHPSLSQHPSLSQHPSLSQHPSLYGVPSISRFSTMDGYLQQVARPLGLAPRSEILDSIPPAQVVGENVAGVCLMQQSYEINGHRVASNRGVEKYKPQQRGSLMKHTLSQDTVNNGLQNGQGSSSWSNSVICVDSSPESLTTDMEEGQRASEVLFLISRTEEPVLMQDSRSPRDLCSPNRDYISPLEDPVSPSVSLDDVEDGLILPQASCSHCAYNYSPEHTADTRWDELGRGGPGLSAVQGTRSNGENIPRLDYSKDFQQPGHNPKAASEPIVDLTEDESTVSEVSEKNPEQTAATHLNGNVRAEQTAATHLNGNVKAEQRTSERKQLPPRSGRGTRLEAIVMNINPNWYKVSTRKPKRQTNPLTQSSPSKAGVSPNKQTSCVVKKKKKDQNKAASSCEGETKVQAAVASLTSHMDNIYTNADSCIESTSDSEHGRFSKYPHNHSTSPITSSLPFAPDKGSEKESEHRESGPEPSSKVDLLTLSPSLKTPPKEPGKHKAKTTSSEAAAPTAKTRKATPAPTAKTRKATPALTAKTRKATPAPTAKTRKATPAPTAKTRKATPAPKKKRKKPRLDQFSIFSPQEPEIKLKYINYKEEKRDMRVDTFSPFIHIEHKPSSTSHANCTVINYPEEEKPRQNGQGQQQAGSSGSRGFLPGAVPSTSCLQLGRISTHSQHHSSLVCCLCGGSANAMDLGDLHGPYYPEGYRPSTEAPASKPGPKEEEDLSDSDSSCSVRGRGRKCARPPGVPWPHKPDPRLKQEGLLRRWTSDSDLSGSPGAKRGRIEAGPLVTSGARTAVDDWYIPPVVPLDQCEYWLHEDCSIWSTGVFLVKGRLYGLEEAVKVAQETTCSRCHNPGATLGCFIKGCPNKYHYRCSLQSDCVLNEENFSMKCTKHKNKSVPPQNKSFQGSPGNRRDNR, from the exons ATGGAGCAACCACTGGGGGACTCTGATGATTTACAGCCACAGGACCTTTCCTCCACCCGCAGCCTTCCCGCTGTGATGGACCTGACCAGAAAAGGTGAGGAATGCCTCTTGAAAGCCAACTCCATGGAGGCCCTACGGGTGGTCAAGCCTCCCAGCTGGTACCCAAACTTCCCCGAGACTGACCACGACCACAGGCTTCAACCAGTAGACCAGATACAGCCGGACAATGCTTTCTCCAACACTACAGTCACTCTCTCATATGTGAGCCGGTCTCATGTCTTCTCCcagcatccctctctctcccagcatccctctctctcccagcatccctctctctcccagcatccctctctctccccgcatccctctctctccccgcatccctctctctcccagcatccctctctctcccagcatccctctctctcccagcatccctctctctcccagcatccctctctctcccagcatccctctctctcccagcatCCCTCTCTCTACGGCGTCCCGTCGATCAGCAGGTTCTCAACAATGGATGGCTACCTGCAGCAGGTGGCTAGGCCTCTGGGCTTAGCACCTCGGTCGGAAATACTTGACTCTATCCCTCCGGCCCAGGTGGTGGGTGAGAATGTCGCAGGGGTGTGTCTGATGCAGCAGTCTTATGAAATCAATGGCCATCGAGTTGCCAGTAacagaggagtggagaaatacaAGCCTCAACAGAGAGGGAGTTTAATGAAACACACTCTTTCTCAGGACACGGTCAACAATGGATTGCAGAATGGCCAGGGTAGTAGCAGCTGGTCCAACTCTGTCATCTGTGTCGATTCCTCCCCAGAGTCTCTCACTACAGACATGGAGGAGGGTCAGAGGGCTTCAGAGGTTCTCTTTCTCATCTCTAGAACAGAGGAGCCGGTCCTGATGCAGGACAGCAGGAGTCCCAGGGACCTGTGTTCTCCGAATAGGGACTATATCAGTCCTCTGGAGGACccggtctctccctctgtctcactgGACGACGTAGAGGATGGGCTCATTCTGCCTCAGGCCTCCTGCTCACACTGCGCTTACAATTATTCACCAGAACACACGGCTGATACCCGCTGGGATGAGCTGGGGAGAGGAGGACCTGGGCTGTCTGCAGTACAGGGGACAAGGTCTAATGGCGAGAATATACCAAGGTTAGATTACAGCAAGGACTTCCAGCAGCCAGGACATAATCCCAAGGCAGCTTCGGAGCCTATTGTTGATTTGACAGAAGACGAGAGCACTGTGTCAGAGGTTTCAGAAAAGAACCCCGAGCAGACAGCTGCTACTCACCTGAATGGTAATGTGAGGGCAGAGCAGACAGCTGCTACTCACCTGAATGGTAATGTGAAGGCAGAGCAGAGGACTTCTGAGAGGAAACAACTCCCCCCTCGCTCTGGCAGGGGAACCAGGTTAGAGGCCATAGTGATGAACATAAACCCTAACTGGTATAAAGTGTCCACCAGGAAGCCCAAGCGTCAGACAAACCCCCTGACCCAGAGCAGTCCATCTAAAGCCGGTGTTAGTCCTAACAAACAGACCTCGTGTGtagtgaagaagaagaagaaggaccAGAATAAAGCAGCGTCTAGCTGCGAGGGAGAGACTAAAGTACAGGCAGCAGTAGCCTCACTGACCAGTCATATGGATAACATTTACACAAACGCAGACAGTTGCATAGAGTCTACCTCAGATTCAGAACACGGCCGTTTTTCAAAATACCCACACAACCACAGCACATCTCCAATAACCTCCAGTCTGCCCTTTGCTCCAGACAAAGGCTCAGAGAAGGAGTCGGAACACAGAGAGTCAGGTCCCGAGCCCTCCTCTAAGGTGGATTTACTGACCCTATCACCGTCACTTAAAACACCTCCAAAGGAACCCGGGAAGCATAAAGCTAAGACTACAAGCAGCGAAGCAGCTGCTCCCACAGCCAAAACAAGGAAGGCGACCCCTGCTCCCACAGCCAAAACAAGGAAGGCGACCCCTGCTCTCACAGCCAAAACAAGGAAGGCGACCCCTGCTCCCACAGCCAAAACAAGGAAGGCGACCCCTGCTCCCACAGCCAAAACAAGGAAGGCGACCCCTGCTCCCAAGAAGAAACGGAAGAAACCCAGACTGGACCAGTTCTCAATATTCTCCCCTCAGGAGCCTGAGATCAAACTGAAATACATCAACTacaaggaggagaagagggacatGAGGGTGGACACGTTCTCTCCTTTCATCCACATAGAGCATaagccctcctccacctcccacgCCAACTGTACTGTCATCAACTACCCAGAGGAGGAGAAGCCCAGGCAGAATGGCCAGGGGCAACAGCAGGctggaagttcaggatccagggGTTTCCTCCCAGGGGCTGTACCATCCACTTCCTGCCTCCAGCTGGGCCGCATCTCCACCCACAGCCAGCACCACAGCTCCCTGGTTTGCTGCCTGTGTGGAGGCTCGGCTAACGCCATGGACCTTGGGGACCTCCACGGGCCCTACTACCCTGAGGGATACAGACCCAGCACTGAAGCCCCAGCTAGCAAACCAGGCCCCAAAGAAGAGGAGGATCTCAGTGACTCTGACTCATCCTGCAGCGTGAGAGGGCGGGGCAGAAAGTGTGCTCGGCCCCCGGGGGTCCCCTGGCCCCACAAACCTGACCCCCGGCTGAAACAGGAGGGCCTGCTGAGGAGGTGGACCAGTGACAGCGACCTCTCAGGCAGCCCTGGAGCTAAGAGGGGCAGGATTGAGGCTGGGCCTTTGGTAACATCTGGGGCCAGGACTGCAGTGGATGACTGGTACATTCCCCCTGTGGTGCCTCTGGACCAGTGTGAGTACTGGCTCCACGAGGACTGCAGCATCTGGTCTACAGGTGTGTTCCTGGTGAAGGGAAGGCTCTACGGCCTGGAAGAGGCAGTCAAGGTGGCTCAGGAGACG ACGTGTTCTCGCTGCCATAACCCAGGTGCCACGCTGGGCTGCTTCATCAAAGGATGCCCCAACAAGTACCACTACAGGTGTTCTCTACAGTCAG ACTGTGTCCTCAATGAAGAGAACTTCTCCATGAAATGCACCAAGCACAAG AACAAGTCTGTTCCTCCCCAGAACAAGTCGTTTCAAGGCTCTCCTGGGAACAGAAGAGACAACCGGTGA